A part of Ziziphus jujuba cultivar Dongzao chromosome 8, ASM3175591v1 genomic DNA contains:
- the LOC107424500 gene encoding YTH domain-containing protein ECT2 isoform X1, producing MAALQFQQQEQKGGEMMKGNPAVVDEASSMQLHHHQGGGSVDGSPSDTASSISSPSAKDTTPPLNLKQTHAHQTSIHPNPTASYGLYSPGFDASLLGDMDNQQYYIAGNGMLLQYPVMQADNGSFSYLISGFYPGYDPYTTYLPITSIGADGQYFGQQVYPPSPMFQPPIASSGYGLNFLPHGNFVPSPYLWDPSLLVGDVASGNGNNGVLETPASKPSFSAPSHTLPPLSKSFTHSDLNSPSLDVSSGHNNKLKSFNKASQYGSKIQSDVPPKGYFALTKFPVYNQVYPNNPIDSKSNAKKWDGNENWKTRSKVTGATDINILNENHGTGKGNATGSLGTDGNGNLDSITSPIRKDQYNLPDFATRYDHAFFFVIKSYSEDDIHKSIKYNVWASTPNGNKRLDTAYKDAQKRVSEKGNKCPVFLFFSVNASGQFCGVAEMTGGVDFNKNMNFWQQDKWNGYFPVKWHIIKDVPNQQLRHIILENNENKPVTNSRDTQEVKFHRGIEILSILKNYVPNTSILDDFDFYESRQKVIQEKRIRHSTLDCNLQKVDELTSSF from the exons ATGGCTGCCCTTCAGTTTCAACAACAAGAACAGAAAGGAGGAGAAATGATGAAGGGAAATCCAGCAGTGGTGGATGAAGCTTCTTCAATGCAACTTCATCATCATCAG GGTGGTGGTTCCGTGGATGGAAGCCCCTCTGACACAGCATCCTCCATCTCATCACCTTCTGCTAAAGATACAACACCTCCTCTCAATCTCAAACAAACCCATGCCCATCAAACCTCCATCCATCCAAATCCCACTGCTTCTTATGGATTGTACTCTCCAG GTTTTGATGCTTCCCTTCTTGGAGATATGGATAATCAACAATACTACATTGCTGGGAATGGAATGCTACTTCAATACCCT GTCATGCAAGCCGATAATGGATCATTTTCCTATTTGATTTCAGGGTTTTATCCTGGCTATGATCCTTACACAACATATTTACCCATAACTAGCATTGGTGCTGATGGACAGTATTTTGGTCAGCAGGTGTATCCGCCAAGCCCTATGTTTCAACCACCCATTGCTTCCTCTGGATATGGCCTGAATTTTCTACCTCATGGGAACTTCGTACCATCACCGTACCTCTGGGATCCATCTCTTCTTGTCGGAGATGTTGCTTCTGGAAATGGCAATAATGGAGTTTTAGAAACTCCAGCCTCTAAACCTAGTTTTTCTGCACCAAGCCACACCCTTCCTCCACTGTCTAAATCTTTTACACATTCAGACTTAAACAGTCCTTCATTGGATGTCTCATCAGGTCACAACAATAAGCTAAAATCATTCAACAAG GCCTCACAATATGGTTCAAAAATCCAGTCTGATGTACCTCCTAAAGGTTACTTTGCTCTTACAAAATTTCCAGTCTATAATCAAGTCTATCCAAACAACCCAATCGATTCAAAATCAAATGCAAAGAAATGGGATGGAAATGAAAATTGGAAAACAAGAAGTAAGGTTACTGGTGCAACTGATATTAATATACTCAATGAAAACCATGGTACCGGGAAAGGTAATGCTACTGGATCTCTGGGTACTGATGGGAATGGAAACTTAGACAGCATAACCTCTCCAATAAGGAAGGATCAATATAACCTCCCTGACTTTGCAACCAGATATGATCATGCATTTTTCTTTGTCATTAAATCTTACAGTGAAGATGATATCCATAAAAGCATCAAGTACAATGTTTGGGCTAGTACACCTAATGGGAATAAGAGGCTTGATACTGCATATAAAGATGCACAAAAAAGGGTGTCAGAGAAAGGCAACAAGTGTCCtgtattccttttcttttcg GTAAATGCAAGTGGTCAGTTCTGTGGAGTAGCTGAAATGACTGGTGGGGTTGATTTTAATAAGAACATGAATTTCTGGCAACAGGATAAGTGGAATGGTTATTTCCCAGTCAAGTGGCATATCATAAAAGATGTTCCAAACCAACAACTACGACATATTATACTTGAGAATAATGAGAACAAACCTGTAACCAATAGTAGAGACACTCAGGAG GTGAAATTCCATCGGGGTATTGAGATACTGAGTATTCTGAAAAATTATGTACCCAATACATCCATAttggatgactttgattttTATGAAAGCCGCCAGAAAGTGATACAAGAGAAGAGGATCAGGCATTCTACACTTGACTGTAATCTACAG
- the LOC107424500 gene encoding YTH domain-containing protein ECT2 isoform X2: MAALQFQQQEQKGGEMMKGNPAVVDEASSMQLHHHQGGGSVDGSPSDTASSISSPSAKDTTPPLNLKQTHAHQTSIHPNPTASYGLYSPGFDASLLGDMDNQQYYIAGNGMLLQYPVYPPSPMFQPPIASSGYGLNFLPHGNFVPSPYLWDPSLLVGDVASGNGNNGVLETPASKPSFSAPSHTLPPLSKSFTHSDLNSPSLDVSSGHNNKLKSFNKASQYGSKIQSDVPPKGYFALTKFPVYNQVYPNNPIDSKSNAKKWDGNENWKTRSKVTGATDINILNENHGTGKGNATGSLGTDGNGNLDSITSPIRKDQYNLPDFATRYDHAFFFVIKSYSEDDIHKSIKYNVWASTPNGNKRLDTAYKDAQKRVSEKGNKCPVFLFFSVNASGQFCGVAEMTGGVDFNKNMNFWQQDKWNGYFPVKWHIIKDVPNQQLRHIILENNENKPVTNSRDTQEVKFHRGIEILSILKNYVPNTSILDDFDFYESRQKVIQEKRIRHSTLDCNLQKVDELTSSF, encoded by the exons ATGGCTGCCCTTCAGTTTCAACAACAAGAACAGAAAGGAGGAGAAATGATGAAGGGAAATCCAGCAGTGGTGGATGAAGCTTCTTCAATGCAACTTCATCATCATCAG GGTGGTGGTTCCGTGGATGGAAGCCCCTCTGACACAGCATCCTCCATCTCATCACCTTCTGCTAAAGATACAACACCTCCTCTCAATCTCAAACAAACCCATGCCCATCAAACCTCCATCCATCCAAATCCCACTGCTTCTTATGGATTGTACTCTCCAG GTTTTGATGCTTCCCTTCTTGGAGATATGGATAATCAACAATACTACATTGCTGGGAATGGAATGCTACTTCAATACCCT GTGTATCCGCCAAGCCCTATGTTTCAACCACCCATTGCTTCCTCTGGATATGGCCTGAATTTTCTACCTCATGGGAACTTCGTACCATCACCGTACCTCTGGGATCCATCTCTTCTTGTCGGAGATGTTGCTTCTGGAAATGGCAATAATGGAGTTTTAGAAACTCCAGCCTCTAAACCTAGTTTTTCTGCACCAAGCCACACCCTTCCTCCACTGTCTAAATCTTTTACACATTCAGACTTAAACAGTCCTTCATTGGATGTCTCATCAGGTCACAACAATAAGCTAAAATCATTCAACAAG GCCTCACAATATGGTTCAAAAATCCAGTCTGATGTACCTCCTAAAGGTTACTTTGCTCTTACAAAATTTCCAGTCTATAATCAAGTCTATCCAAACAACCCAATCGATTCAAAATCAAATGCAAAGAAATGGGATGGAAATGAAAATTGGAAAACAAGAAGTAAGGTTACTGGTGCAACTGATATTAATATACTCAATGAAAACCATGGTACCGGGAAAGGTAATGCTACTGGATCTCTGGGTACTGATGGGAATGGAAACTTAGACAGCATAACCTCTCCAATAAGGAAGGATCAATATAACCTCCCTGACTTTGCAACCAGATATGATCATGCATTTTTCTTTGTCATTAAATCTTACAGTGAAGATGATATCCATAAAAGCATCAAGTACAATGTTTGGGCTAGTACACCTAATGGGAATAAGAGGCTTGATACTGCATATAAAGATGCACAAAAAAGGGTGTCAGAGAAAGGCAACAAGTGTCCtgtattccttttcttttcg GTAAATGCAAGTGGTCAGTTCTGTGGAGTAGCTGAAATGACTGGTGGGGTTGATTTTAATAAGAACATGAATTTCTGGCAACAGGATAAGTGGAATGGTTATTTCCCAGTCAAGTGGCATATCATAAAAGATGTTCCAAACCAACAACTACGACATATTATACTTGAGAATAATGAGAACAAACCTGTAACCAATAGTAGAGACACTCAGGAG GTGAAATTCCATCGGGGTATTGAGATACTGAGTATTCTGAAAAATTATGTACCCAATACATCCATAttggatgactttgattttTATGAAAGCCGCCAGAAAGTGATACAAGAGAAGAGGATCAGGCATTCTACACTTGACTGTAATCTACAG